The Spodoptera frugiperda isolate SF20-4 chromosome 25, AGI-APGP_CSIRO_Sfru_2.0, whole genome shotgun sequence genome includes the window ttttaataacctTGTACTGGCGAAAGCTGGTCGCTTCTGacttatctggaagtcattggggccTATGCTCAGTAGTGGACCTCTTacgactgatatgatgatgacgatgtttaatatgaaaaatgttaTATAGGGTCCAAATAAAGAAgatttatgatattaattagGTGATGATGTTTATAATTTACGTTTCTTTGTTCGAAGGTGGTACAAGAGTACGAACGGGCTGTCATCTTTCGGTTGGGCCGGCTTCTATCAGGAGGGGCGAAAGGGCCAGGTAAGTATTGCTAAACTTAGTACttaaaaatttttaaaagaagaatATGGGAACAATTATCATTAGATTCTGGTAGAAAAGAAgtgtaggtaatattaattgtttatttttagggaTCTTCTTCATTTTGCCCTGCATTGACACCTACGCCCGTGTGGATCTCAGAACCAGGACATATGATATCCCGCCCCAAGAGGTAATTGAACAACCAATTATAAAATTAcgattttatatatataaaaaaaaatcaacacaaaaagaaaagtGATCATAATCACAACCATCACTACTATTAGATAAccttcccagaagactggcagCATTGTACGgttcacacatacatataaaaccgctataattcaaaagaaaattgaagcCAGAGATCAAAGTTGTAACACCAATAATTATTGTGCTATAACACAATGTATCTTTACCAAATACTCGAATACTACACCATATCTACCAGAGTCCCCATTTGCAGGTCCTAACCAAAGATTCAGTAACCGTATCGGTGGATGCTGTGGTTTACTATCGTGTCCACAATGCTACCATATCTATAGCAAATGTGGAAAACGCACACCACTCGACTCGGCTCCTCGCTCAGACAACCCTCCGCAACACTATGGGGACACGCCCGCTCCATGAGATCTTAAGCGAACGTGAGACCATCTCAGGCACCATGCAGCTCTCGCTTGATGAGGCCACTGAGGCCTGGGGCATCAAGGTGGAACGCGTCGAAATGTAAGTCCTTTTTAGTGTCTTTCTATCATCTATCTTCTTCTTTCTATAGCtgtgtaggttgtatagctccgtccttcttgcactgctcaatgatcgaccattctgacacaattgtaatagcagactaaggcccctggtcatAGTGTCTTTTCATTCATGAGGGGACTAAGGTTCACGAGTATAATGTTACATCAAATTAACAgcagttttattaaatatgttaaatatttttgccCGACCATGGTAAGAAAGTCAGTAAAAGTTAAAATGCATACAGCATACCTTTTACTTTTTGTCTTCAGAAATAAAAGCAATAGAAAGCTGTTTATCATTGAACAAAGTAAAGCCTctatgtaaaagaaaatgtcaCAAATCTACTAACAAGTGTGTGATTTCACATATAATTTTCATGACATTACCTTGTTACACACCTTAGTCGaggacataataatattatttgggCGCACACGTCACTACTACTATGCGGGCTCAACGCGGATCATTTGGAACAAAGAATGCAATCAGCTTGCGGATACACGCACTGAACTCGCCGCGTGTGCAAATAtcgcaaatattttaattatgcggGCAGAATGTGGTATTTTTGTTGAAGGAAAGTTATATCTACTCTATTTTTGGAAAGTGCTAAAAATTTACTATCCCAAATCGAGATAACGAAAACAAGGCATGGCATACGGACTCCGAAAACTATGTATACGGAAGTAGTATGGTGGAACGAAAACATTGTtcaaaacaacatattattaaaacctgacaattaataataaaagaacATACATTTACTACAAAAATTAATATGAGTTACTTTCGATATTTCTTTTCGGAGTAGTCAACTTatcaagttaatttaaaaaacattgacGCGAGAAAGTACACTTCACAGCTCTCAcatctttttaataaataattttatagaacaaatataaatattagacaATTATTTCATTAGCAAAGACGTGCGTCTGCCGGTGCAGCTCCAACGCGCTATGGCCGCTGAAGCTGAGGCTGCGAGGGAAGCTAGGGCCAAAGTTATAGCCGCGGAGGGAGAGCAAAAGGCCTCAAGGGCCCTCCGGGAGGCCTCTGAGGTCATTGGAGACAGTCCTGCCGCACTACAACTGCGGTATCTACAGGTAAGGCAGTCTAGCTCTTCCTACAAAAGCTAATTTAGTGAACAACGGATAATACGACACAGTTGGACTTTAATAAAGTCTAGAGCAGCACATAATCAAATGGATAGGTTGATGGCAAGCAATCCACGACGTTAATGGACACCCGCAGTACTACAGGTCTAATAGGTGAGAGGGCGGGATTGGGTCTTCGGTGACTCTCACATGAAGAAAGCCAAACACAGGTTTTGATAAAAATCGGCGCCTGCGGTTTCATACACCTATCCACAGAAGATTGATTTTCTTTAACAAGAAGATTCGACGGATGATTTCAGTATTTGGCACCTATCCGCTAGATTGATATTGTTTTTCTAGGTGCGATTCTATGTTCAAaggtataacaaaaaatattgtttcagaCTCTGAACACCATTTCCGCTGAGAAAAATTCCACCATCGTTTTTCCCTTACCAATAGACATGATAACTTATTTTCTTAGGGCTAAAGAAGACGCTCAAAGTAATCTATGAATATTTGACCTTGATTTGCTAAACGGTATtctaatttaacttaaaaaaattagttaatacgatttaatttttgtttaaaaatctcTAGCATATATTCCAGGTTCTTACTAGAAAATGTAGAAtcgtagaaaaatatttaatcgcGTATAGTCTTAGacgatttattataaaaaaaaaactcacctattaattttattatatttacatatataa containing:
- the LOC118266597 gene encoding band 7 protein AGAP004871 isoform X3; amino-acid sequence: MMEMSSRQQLYPTITNSINEEADSESRTCGKILVFLSWVLVCLTMPFSLFICFKVVQEYERAVIFRLGRLLSGGAKGPGIFFILPCIDTYARVDLRTRTYDIPPQEVLTKDSVTVSVDAVVYYRVHNATISIANVENAHHSTRLLAQTTLRNTMGTRPLHEILSERETISGTMQLSLDEATEAWGIKVERVEIKDVRLPVQLQRAMAAEAEAAREARAKVIAAEGEQKASRALREASEVIGDSPAALQLRYLQTLNTISAEKNSTIVFPLPIDMITYFLRAKEDAQSNL